In Chitinophagales bacterium, one DNA window encodes the following:
- a CDS encoding alpha/beta hydrolase yields the protein MEVVLIPGLGGDRRLFKNLQFKNCNYTVLEFTEPLKNESLTAYCKRIVHEISGNKEIVLIGVSLGGIIAQELSKLIDVKKIILISSIKSSNGKPWYYLIAKIFPFYRVIPDSLFKWLCAILSPLFGTKTKEDRLLYQQMLRSSTANFLKWGVKAVLNWEQQDTIPNTVLIHGNKDHIFPVRFVKPDHLIEGGQHFMIVQKPAEIMEIVNKILLQT from the coding sequence CCTTCAGTTTAAAAATTGCAACTATACAGTGCTGGAATTCACAGAACCCTTAAAGAACGAAAGTCTTACAGCATATTGCAAAAGAATAGTTCATGAAATTTCCGGTAATAAAGAAATAGTGCTCATAGGAGTTTCCCTTGGCGGAATTATAGCCCAGGAACTTTCTAAATTAATTGATGTAAAAAAAATCATTCTCATCTCCAGCATTAAATCATCGAACGGAAAACCCTGGTATTACCTGATTGCAAAAATATTTCCATTCTACCGTGTTATACCCGATTCTCTTTTTAAATGGCTATGTGCTATATTAAGTCCGCTTTTCGGAACTAAGACAAAAGAGGATCGATTGCTGTATCAGCAGATGCTGCGTTCAAGCACTGCCAATTTTTTGAAGTGGGGAGTTAAAGCTGTGTTAAACTGGGAGCAGCAGGATACTATTCCAAATACTGTTTTGATTCACGGAAATAAGGACCATATTTTTCCTGTACGCTTCGTAAAACCGGATCATTTAATCGAGGGAGGGCAACATTTTATGATTGTACAAAAGCCGGCTGAAATCATGGAAATTGTAAATAAAATTTTACTGCAGACATGA
- a CDS encoding asparaginase → MTIRILVTGGTFDKEYDEIHGNLYFKETHLNEMIRLGRCSVDVEIITVMMIDSLEMTDSDREIIVRYCQKCEETNIVITHGTDTMEVTAKILGEANIPKTIVLTGAMIPYKFGSSDGFFNLGSAIAFVQTLKSGVYVAMNGRNFDWNNVHKNKTTGMFEELNL, encoded by the coding sequence ATGACTATACGCATTCTGGTTACCGGAGGCACTTTTGATAAGGAGTATGATGAGATTCATGGCAATCTTTATTTTAAGGAAACACACCTTAATGAAATGATACGCCTGGGGCGGTGCTCGGTGGATGTGGAAATAATTACCGTGATGATGATTGATAGCCTTGAAATGACTGATTCCGACCGTGAAATTATTGTTCGCTATTGTCAAAAATGTGAAGAAACCAATATTGTAATCACACATGGCACAGATACGATGGAGGTAACCGCAAAAATTTTAGGTGAGGCAAATATTCCCAAAACCATTGTGCTTACAGGTGCTATGATTCCTTATAAATTTGGAAGCTCTGACGGGTTTTTTAATTTAGGAAGCGCTATTGCTTTTGTTCAAACCCTTAAGTCGGGTGTATATGTTGCAATGAATGGAAGAAACTTTGACTGGAATAATGTCCATAAGAACAAAACAACAGGCATGTTTGAAGAACTGAATTTATAA